Proteins encoded in a region of the Rickettsia tillamookensis genome:
- a CDS encoding copper chaperone PCu(A)C — protein sequence MLKTLLVGFITLICAVSYADNQTAQNPNSTNSSSDQPNDILPAEAAVNFAQPWARPTTNVQGKVSNSAMYFTLINSRSKSYNLVNISSDKISGIEIHQTINDQGVSKMVKVDYPFSIAGNINVDFKPGGMHVMLYDPKVDLNAGDEFKITFFFDDNTRKIVDVKVANDNPYNKGEN from the coding sequence ATGTTAAAAACTTTATTAGTCGGTTTTATAACTTTAATTTGTGCAGTAAGCTATGCTGATAACCAAACAGCTCAAAATCCTAATTCTACAAATTCTTCTTCTGATCAGCCCAATGATATATTACCTGCAGAGGCAGCCGTTAACTTTGCACAGCCTTGGGCAAGACCTACAACAAATGTGCAAGGTAAAGTTAGCAATTCTGCTATGTATTTTACATTAATAAATAGTAGAAGTAAGAGTTATAATTTAGTGAATATATCTTCAGATAAGATAAGCGGAATAGAAATTCATCAAACAATTAATGATCAAGGAGTTAGTAAAATGGTAAAAGTCGATTATCCATTTTCAATTGCCGGTAATATTAATGTTGATTTTAAGCCCGGTGGCATGCATGTTATGCTTTATGACCCGAAAGTAGATTTAAACGCAGGAGATGAGTTTAAAATAACCTTTTTCTTTGATGACAATACACGAAAAATAGTGGATGTTAAAGTAGCAAATGACAATCCGTATAATAAGGGTGAGAATTAG
- a CDS encoding autotransporter outer membrane beta-barrel domain-containing protein has protein sequence MQRTRELRELIVKLGAPPPPPINAEIPLKIKKIKDLELKIIENKTNNGTKEERKRLKEELEKSRAELEALKKEQEEERIRVLKEKLKEKEEAEAERVGLADEAAAAEAERLADEEAARLEAERLAAEEADRARLAREAEEAERQRLADEAAERQRLEAERQRLANEAAAERQRLADVRLANEAAEAEIAETITMQTAIKEDKEMLSAVHDLSIVHNIQHINSDVMFTRMKNIAVVAAGDEDEKVLDKGAWVSAIYGVNKQGSQKGLTGYRGHASGGTIGFDIGFDNFKDLVGIAYTKLDSKFKSSGSKLHTNIDSHIVALYGQKELPKNFTIQGMFSYNHNIIKSKVNRLGTIASGKYKNDSYNFESLLITKQAII, from the coding sequence GTGCAACGTACGAGAGAACTCAGAGAATTAATAGTAAAACTCGGAGCACCGCCACCACCACCGATAAATGCAGAAATACCACTGAAAATAAAAAAAATAAAAGATCTCGAATTAAAAATAATAGAAAACAAAACAAATAATGGCACGAAAGAAGAAAGAAAAAGGCTGAAAGAAGAACTAGAAAAATCAAGGGCAGAGCTAGAAGCACTGAAAAAAGAACAAGAAGAAGAAAGAATTCGTGTACTTAAAGAAAAATTAAAGGAAAAAGAAGAAGCAGAAGCGGAAAGAGTAGGACTTGCAGATGAAGCAGCAGCGGCAGAAGCAGAAAGACTAGCAGATGAAGAAGCAGCAAGATTAGAAGCAGAAAGACTAGCAGCTGAAGAAGCAGATAGAGCAAGACTGGCACGTGAAGCTGAAGAAGCAGAAAGACAAAGGCTAGCTGATGAAGCTGCAGAGAGACAAAGACTAGAAGCTGAAAGACAAAGACTTGCAAATGAAGCAGCAGCGGAAAGACAAAGACTTGCTGATGTAAGACTTGCAAATGAAGCTGCTGAAGCTGAAATTGCTGAAACTATAACCATGCAAACGGCAATAAAAGAAGATAAAGAGATGTTAAGTGCGGTGCATGATTTAAGTATTGTTCATAACATTCAACATATTAATAGTGATGTGATGTTTACTAGAATGAAGAATATTGCTGTGGTTGCTGCCGGTGATGAAGACGAAAAAGTTTTAGATAAAGGTGCTTGGGTATCAGCTATTTACGGTGTTAACAAGCAAGGTTCGCAAAAAGGATTGACCGGTTATAGAGGTCATGCTTCCGGCGGTACTATCGGTTTTGATATCGGGTTTGATAATTTTAAAGATTTAGTCGGTATTGCTTATACTAAATTAGATTCAAAGTTTAAATCTAGCGGTAGTAAATTACATACTAATATTGATAGCCATATCGTAGCTTTATACGGTCAGAAAGAGTTGCCGAAAAACTTTACGATTCAAGGTATGTTTTCTTACAACCATAATATCATAAAGAGTAAAGTTAACCGTTTGGGTACTATTGCAAGCGGTAAGTATAAGAATGATAGCTATAATTTTGAAAGTTTATTAATTACAAAGCAAGCAATAATATAA
- a CDS encoding methylated-DNA--[protein]-cysteine S-methyltransferase — protein sequence MGGPPTKFNRHLNILKAAWLDTTLGAMIAISDEKLLYLLEFVDRRGLELEIERLRIKTKSAIIPGSTKPILMIEEELKLYFNGTLQKFNTPIYLLGSEFQKLVWQELINIPYGKTRSYLNQAKALGKPTSYRAVANANGMNQLAIIVPCHRVINSNGELGGYGGGLHRKKWLIEHERKFTTN from the coding sequence ATGGGCGGACCGCCGACAAAATTTAACCGGCATTTAAATATTTTAAAAGCGGCTTGGTTAGATACTACACTTGGGGCTATGATTGCAATTAGTGATGAAAAGCTACTTTACTTATTAGAATTTGTTGATAGAAGAGGTTTAGAGTTGGAAATTGAAAGGCTAAGAATTAAGACGAAATCTGCTATTATTCCTGGAAGTACTAAACCGATTTTAATGATTGAAGAGGAGCTTAAATTGTACTTTAACGGTACTTTGCAAAAATTTAATACTCCTATATATCTTTTAGGAAGCGAATTTCAAAAATTAGTATGGCAAGAATTAATTAATATACCTTACGGCAAAACACGAAGTTATTTAAATCAGGCTAAAGCTTTGGGCAAACCTACTTCTTATAGAGCTGTTGCAAATGCTAACGGTATGAATCAGTTAGCAATAATTGTTCCTTGCCATCGTGTTATTAATAGCAATGGCGAACTTGGAGGATATGGCGGAGGATTACATCGTAAAAAATGGCTTATTGAACATGAAAGAAAATTTACAACAAATTAG
- a CDS encoding DNA alkylation repair protein, which translates to MKENLQQIRNILLENSTISLERRTMFFKTNEGEYGEHDKFIGVTVPTLRKIAKSYYNLDVGDLSRLITSEFNEERFLALAILIMQYQKAQDKEFFYNFYLNNIKYVNNWNLVDASAHHVVGAYLLDKEKDYLFTLTKSEILWERRIAMVATWYFIKNNQLDTTFEIAKLLLNDKHDLMHKAIGWMLREAGKKDEKQLIDFLDRYISQMPRTAVRYAIEKFPEEVRKNILQKK; encoded by the coding sequence ATGAAAGAAAATTTACAACAAATTAGAAATATTTTACTTGAGAATTCTACTATTTCTTTAGAACGTAGGACGATGTTCTTTAAAACTAATGAAGGAGAGTATGGCGAGCATGATAAATTTATTGGTGTTACTGTGCCGACTTTACGTAAAATAGCTAAAAGTTATTATAATTTAGATGTGGGGGATTTAAGCAGACTTATTACTTCAGAATTTAATGAAGAAAGATTTTTAGCGTTAGCTATTTTGATTATGCAATATCAGAAAGCACAAGATAAAGAGTTTTTTTATAATTTTTATTTAAACAATATAAAATACGTAAATAATTGGAATTTAGTGGACGCATCAGCTCATCACGTTGTAGGAGCTTATTTATTGGATAAAGAAAAGGATTATCTTTTTACATTAACAAAATCGGAAATTCTTTGGGAAAGACGAATAGCTATGGTTGCTACTTGGTATTTTATCAAAAATAATCAATTAGATACAACTTTTGAAATAGCAAAATTACTCTTAAACGATAAACATGATTTAATGCATAAAGCAATAGGTTGGATGCTACGTGAAGCAGGAAAAAAAGATGAAAAACAGTTAATAGATTTTTTGGATCGTTATATATCACAAATGCCAAGAACCGCAGTTCGTTATGCAATAGAAAAATTTCCTGAAGAGGTGCGTAAGAATATTTTGCAAAAAAAATAA